The stretch of DNA AAAAGGAAGAAAATGATCTTTTTTTATGTTGAATAAGTCTTAAAGGATGCTGATTACTCAATGCACACACTCTGGTAATCTATATTCAATCGAGATGCTATGTCAGTTTTAATGAGAAAATTCATACATGTATTTTCTAACATGCTCCAAAAAAGATAGCTTGATGGATTGATGATGATAACCTATATGTGTTTATGTTGGTAACTTAATGATGAGGTAACTCAATGATGTAATCTGTAGGTAGGAACATGGACCAATTTTACCAACTTTTTGGCTGTAAAAGAGGAAAATTTAGTCAATCTTTTTGTTGGTAGCCTGACTGAATTTGAGTGGTAACTCAATTACAACCGAGGAATTACACACATGTAGTAAAAGTACTACCTTTTTTGCATGCTTTTGCCTTTCTTATTTAGTTCTTGTTGTTCTTTTCCCCATGTTTTTTCCCCTTGATTTTATTGGTATGAAATCAAATGCAGCATGTGTATAGAGGTTGAATCACTTACCTCCTTTCTTTTTTGCCTGATTATGACGAAATTGAGATGAACTGATGTAACCCCTGTGATGTTGTTGTGGTAAACCGGGGCCCTCCCTCAAATCCTTGTGTTTTGGTGGTGTTTTTCGTGGTTTCCTTTTTTTGGTGGATCAGATCTGGGGCGGAGGTCGCCGTCGATGGAGGCACGTCGGGGAGAGAGGAGAGAACTGATCGGGGCAGGTGGATGTTTCTTGCGATGGAGGTAAGAAACTAGGTTTTGGGGTGGTAAGTCACATGCAGGAGGAGGGGAGGTGGGCCAAAGGGGCTGTGTTAACTGTCTTGGGCCTCAATGCGTTGCGCGCGGTGGGCCTCGCGAGAGAAGGCTGGGTCGTGGGTGGCGCTGTCGAAGTGGGTCACGCGCGGGGAGGGACGCAGGTGTATGATCGTGCGGATTTGTCGCTAACCACCAGTCGACTGGTGGTTAGTCGCGTCCATTAAAAAACATTCATATCAAGCAGCTAAATACAGATAGGAAAACGAATTTATAAGAACTCACAGCTCAAATATAAACTTGGACTTGACCTTCTAAAGGGAAAATTGGCTGCAGGACACCGTGCCACGACGCACTGAAAAAGGCTGGCTTTGCCGAAAGCCACTGCAATTTTTCATTCCTTTGCCACAGGACACTCATGCACTCTGGTTAACTGGGCCTGGTCGCCTCACAAAGCCCACTAAGATGCACAGCCGAATTCGATCTGTTGAAAAGGGCAGCGGCgacccctcaaaaaaaaaaggGGGCAGATCTCCGATTCCTTTTGGTGTTGACGCAGCTGCACCCCACCTCCCCCAACAAGCGGCTGTAGTCGAGCCAGGTCCAATGGAACCCTTGCGGCGTCCGCCGTGTCGAGGATGACGCTTAAGCCGATGAGAGAGTTCCAGCCGCCGTTGGACGGGACGAGCGTGCGGCATGGGCCGCTGGCCTTTGGGACACATACGCCCCCGCCGTTGCTCTCCCCGCTGGTCCATAGAGGTTCTGCTGCTATGGTGCTCATCAAGGAAAAAAGAATCAAATGGATGTGCTATTCAAGTTCCACGTGGTAAATTTCCAAGGGTCTAGTCATCCCAGTCTCGTGGTGCCAGGAATGCAGCTGCGAGCACATTAGTGGAAGGTCGACACTATTTTCAACTATTTGAAGGGATGTTGTGACCGACCTATATCCTCGATCAATGAGTTGCTTTCCTCGCAAGTTTTTGTTTTCTATCAAGTAATTTGAGTGAACTAAGGCGTTGTTAATCATGCTGAGAAAAGTTCTGTTGTGTATTTCAGTGTTTGATGTCCCGCCTTGAATAATGTTTGCTCTTTGATCGATTTCACAAGAGCAAGCTTGTCACGGAAGATATGGATAAACTTTTTGTGGCAAGACGCAAAGATTAGCATTTATTTGTACCAGTTTGTTGACCTAACTCCACAAATCGAGCTACTGTTGGGCCGAGGTGCTACAGATGATTAGGGTTCCCCCTATTGAGTTCATAGTGTACAATGAATGATCAGTCATTTAACTGAATTCTGGATCGGATGCTCCAATTTCCATTGATGTTTACTTGATTTCCATGGATGTTATTTATGCATATATACACTCTCTGTATCTTTCATTTTAGCAACTTGAAATCATTCACATCACCTTGATGGTTGGACTATTATGTGATGTGAGCTAAAGAAAGAATAGTGAAAACCATTCAGATCACCTTGATGGTTGGACTATTTACAAGAGCAAGGTTGAACAAATTTGAACTAGTTTCAAATGCACCCAGGATTGGTCTTGGTTTGAAGGTATTGCCACCAGTAATTCACAAATATATAAAAGAATTGAAAACAAAATTTTAATTCAAAAGACCCCAATCATGTACGTAAAAAACTTCAAAGAAATATTTTTTACGTGGGGGAGATCGCGGGATATTACATTTCTTCTTCTTCCGAAGAAGCGTAGACAGCAGCGAAATAAACACAGAGATGGCAAGTTGCGTTGAAAGCTCCCAAAGACAGGCGAGGGAAAGAGGTCCGGCGCACGGAGTGCTTTTGCAAGAGCCTGATCTAGCTCAGATTACCAGTGCGGGGTGAGGGCCTTGTGTCGTCCCGTTGCATGGAATGGCCAAGGAAAAAAAAAGTTACAAACCTTTTCTAAATCGGTGATGATACAGCCGCAGTGGACGCGGGCCCGCATGCATAAGCATAACCGGCCGCTGGGGTGGGTCCTCGGAGAGCAGTAGACTCGCCACTCTCCTGCAAAGTGATCGAGACAGACCACACCCTCTCAAGCTAGTTTAAcctttgttttttctttttctttttttgcttgTTGATGCTTGGCGCCCTGCTAGACGAGCTTCTCATTTGTATCACCGAGTGCAGATCTAAACGTTCGAACGCAACGAAAAAACGCTTCCAAGTGTCATTCTCGTTGCACATGCTAAGAAGTTtttctttttgtgtgtgtggaaCACATGTCGAGGAGAAGACGCTGCAATGATTCGCTGACCGCTCAATATGAGTAAAGCACTGTTCGGCAACGGACCACTCCCGCGACTATGCTTCGCTCAGCGCTAGAAATGAGGAGAGGCAGAATGGCTGCTCCGCAAAAATGAACTGTGTGCCGCTCCGCTCCACCACTTGAGCTCCACAGAGTTGGGAGCCGGTGAACGGCCGAACGGGCCCTAAACATGCAGAGGAATTCCGAATTCAAATGATGGTGCTGCACTTCAACAAATGTTACTGGTCGGCGGGTTGTCACGTACTCCCTCCGTTAGGAATTACTTGTTACAGAAAtaaatgtatctagatgtattttagttctaaatacatccatttCTGAGACAAGTAATttcaaacggagggagtagatgatACATGCAGTACAAGACTTTCACAGCCTTGCTTCAAATGGCATGCGTACCAGTACCCATTATAAGATATTTATGTTTTATTGTGCAGGCCAAATACGAGGGAGCATtatgtttgtttttcttgtgttcATGTTATGTACTCCTTCCGTTTTTTAATTTAAGAGTGTTTTTTATCTCGAGATTATGAGACCACTGAATGACCACTACCGACGCCATTACGAGCCGCTGAAGCGCCGTTGTCGTTGCTCCCCTACCGAAGCCTGCTTGACCTTGTGTATGATAGCCGGAAAGTCTTCATGCGCATGCCCATAAGAACCAGCACCCGGGAGCCGGAGACGCTGTTGAACCTTTGCATAGATCTAAAGTATATGACACCCAATATCATCACATGTCGAGAAACCCTAACCTCACCGTTCCAAGGAGATGGCAGAAATCTACGCTTGAGCTTCGTCGACTACGTCCAAACGGACGAACTCAAGGAGAATCGAAACCCGGAAGACAAACTCGCAGAAGAAATGTTGCCATCCGTCCGAGCGCACCTGCGAGGACTAAAAAAACCTAACATAAACTACAAACCGGAGCGGAAGGCACCGGCATTCTCTTCCCCGCCACCGGCCGCCGGAGTGACAGGCAGAGAGAAGGCGAATTGGCATGCTCGGCGGTGAAGTCTGGAGGAAAATGTTTGCCCTAACCACTTAGGGTTAGGGGAGGAAACGAAAGGATAACATTTGTGATTTTGAAACACAAATGTGTGATTTTGGTACCGCTGTCATTATTATTTTGTATGCAATTGCAGGATGTTGCAAGAGTCGTAAAGCAACGATTGTGGGTACTCAGAGTCAATCAACTTCAGTGCCATGGCTCTCTCAAAGAAGCAGTAGCGATATATGGGGTCAGGAGAGAAGGTTTACTGATCCACACGCACCGCCACTCCATGTTTCTCATCTGCACCGGCCTCAGTTAAGTCAAAGTGTAGCGTCATCTCCGTTATGCTCGTGTAACACGGTGAAATGAAATGAAATTATATGGGAACACACAAAATGATCAAGACAGAGTGACAGACCACATCCTCTCAAGCTGCACCGAGGGTTGCAGTTTTCTGTTTTCGAGTTGCTTGTTGATGCTTCCCTTTAAACTAGACGAACTTCTCATTTATATTATCGACTGTAGACGATGTAGTGACATTTCTGATCGCACGTGTTTAGGATAAGCGCTCCTGTAGCACATCGCTGGTTGCTCGTGGGAGATCACAGATCAGTGTATGAGTGCCCCGGCTGTGGAGGACCCTGGTTGATCCAGACAATGGCGTGACGACGTCCGAGGTAGGCAGGAACAGTAATGAGTGCTGGTGTTGAGGTAGAGAGGACAGTGGAAGGAAAGTGCGCGGAAAGCTCGTGGTGGACGGACGAGGCAAAAACCATGCAACGCTCGCCATGCCTTTGGCAGAGCCCGATCTTAGCTCAGGCCCGATCGATGTCGCCGCGTTGCCTGGAATGGCAACGCAGGAAGCCACGCAGCGCAGCGCAGCGTTCGGCTCCACCCTCTCCAAATCGATGCAGCAGCTAGCACTAGGTGCATACATTAGCAGCTCCAGCTCGTGATCACCACTCTCCTCGGCTCCTCCTCCCACCAGTTCACCACTGCCCCCTAGAATCGCCCGTTCACATGGCGCTctcccgccgcctcctcctcctcctctccctggTCGCCGCCATGACGGCGGTCACCGGCACCGCCCCCGAGGTCATCGTGACCAAGTGCTACCCGCCGCCGACGCCCACCGGCACCACCTCCGAGGTCATCGTGACCAGGTGCTACCCACCGCCGACGCCCACCTTCAACGGCAGCGGCGCGTTCCGCGGCAGTCTCCTCCCGCTCCTCGACGCCCTCCCCTCTGCCGCCGCGCGGACGGGCTTCGCCTCGCTGGGGGCCGGTGGCGCGCTCGCCCGCGGCTTCTGCTTTGGCGACCCCGCGCCTGACCCGTGCCTCCGCTGCCTGTCCGACGCCGGCAGAAAGATCGTCGACCAGTGCGGCGACGCCGGCCGACGCGCGGGCTTCCTGAACGACCGCTGCTTCCTGGGCTACGCCGACACCAACGCTTCCTCCTCCGCCCGCGCGGACGACGACATCGGCGCGGTGACCTTCTTCGGGGACGCCGTCCCGCGCCTCGACGACGCCGACGTGCAGAAGCTCGTGACCGTGGCGCAGTCCCTGGTCCCGCGGTCCGCGAACGGCCAGCTGCCCGCCGTCAACGCGACCGCCACGGCGAGCAACGGCGACACGGTGCGCGTGCTGGCACAGTGCGCGACGGACCGCGCCGTGGCGGAGTGCGCCCAATGCCTGCGGGACTCGGCGCTGCATATTGCCAGGAGCTGGGAGCCCGCCGCCGGCGACGTGCAAGGAAGCGTGGCCGCCGTCCTCGGTTCCAACTGCTACCTCCGCTTCGAGATATCGGCACCGCCGCTGCCCCTGGGAGAGCATACCCGTGAGTAGCTCAGCTGATCTCCGGCAGGTAAATTTCTTGAGGATTCTGGCTGCCTCTGACTTGCGATGCATTGCATGCATGCGCTGCAGGGAGGATGATAAAGGAGAACGTCGCCCTGACCGCCTGACGGTGTGCATTGCCATCATCTTGGTCCTAGTCGTAGCTGTCATTTTGCTGGCAGCTTGCGTCGTCGGCATGAGGATGGGGATACAGGCCtagaatgcggcggcggcggcggcgcgagggaatTAGCCATGACCGATGAGGGACAAGGAAGGCCCAATAAAAGCTTGTCAGCTGCAGGCAGGAGCACATAGCTAGCTAGGCTAGGGTAGTGTTATGCTCTTGAACTATTCTGTTGTATGCATTTGGATGCTTGGTACTGCTACTGCTCTGTTCCGTGATCGATCTCCCACTAATCTTCATCATGATTGTGGAAGCCGGCCGTTTCGCGCGGTCTTATGGAAAACTAATGCTCATGTTTTCTAGATCTTCGACAGATGATGATCTCTTCTCGCTAGTTGCTTGCCTAGCAAGCTCGTCGAGTCGTCCCGTCTGCCATAATTCTGTTCCCGTTCCGCTCCGTCGAGTTCTACTCGATCTGCATGCAGGTGTTTCTTTCTAggagaaaaaataaataaaaatcctacACGTACGGGAAAAGCACTACGGACTGATCTTACGGGCAGATGTGTCGCTCTCTTGGTCTCTCCATTGTAAATTCATTCCCCCGTGATTGTAAACTGACCCTGCCTCCTGATTAAATCAAGGACATATAACTGGCCATCCctcgggccgggccgggcttcGGGCCAGGCCTGACCAAGCCCAAAGCAAAAAAACCAGGTCTGAGACTGGCCTAGCCCGGACGTCGAGCCCAAAAAACAAGCCCAAGCCCAGCCCATCACTGCAAAATCCGTCAGGCCTCGGGCCTTGGGCCGGGCCTCTTCATTAAACAGCTGATATGACAGGCCCGGCCCggccttcgggctcaaaaactaGGCCTGAGCCTGGCCCGTGGACAAGATCGGGTCGGGCCGACCGGGCCAGGCTGCCCAGGGCAGAGCTACTGGGACATGTAAGCCCGTAACCTCCTCTCCATGAGAATTGTTCCCTAGATGTAGCAAAGCTCGAAAAAATGGAGACCAAAGATGCTTGCATGCGTTCTTTTTAAAATGTTATATCATGCTGGAGCACATTGGGCGTGCAATCAGAAAATATGTGCCACGGTTGGCAAGCAGCGTGTCTCTTTTTTTCCGGGTAATTGGCATGCAACGTGTCAAAGACccccgcaaaaaaagaaagagagagagtgGCACATCAGTCTGATGTGTGGGTCCATCGTGTAAGAACCAATTCAAATGCTAAAATGGGGTCCATGGTAAACTTATGTGTGCGAAATCTGGTACACGCTGGCGAAAAAATAAATATACTTCAGCATGTCACTATCTCACGAGtacctttttcttttctttgagAAATACTCCCTTCTTcattcacaaatataagatgttccaacTTTTTTCTGAATCAGTTGTATACATAAACAAGTTTTAGTGTGTGCGTTCACTTATTTCAGTTGGTATAAAGATTATACAAAAATATTCAAAACATTTTATATttgtgaacagagggagtatctcacAGGTACCTAAGGTTCAAACGGAACTTGATCATAAAATTAAGTGATAGGAGTATTTGCTAAAAAAAATAGGTGATATTTTTGAGCAATATCTAGTTCCACACTAGTACTAAGTGGGAGCGTGGGCTCTACTGAGCTCCATGGAGCTAGGTTTTTTTCCcccaaaaaatcatatttaaaagTTTTGAAAAATATTCAAGAAAAAACATTGAAAAACTTGTGTGTGTTCAGTACGGATCTGAGAAACTTTCTTTTGAAAATATTGTAATCTGTAGGCTACACGGAAGAAACAAAATTTGGCCCAACAACAAAAGAATGGCCCATTTGGAATACTTTTTTTTTCAATGCCACTGTAAAAGGATATAGTTATAAAATTTCGCACGTATGTAATATACATGCGTATGTGTACTCACATATTCTCTATCTCTTTTCTGATGCATAAAtaccgtattttattttattttttgagaCAAAAATACCGTATTTTATAACTAGGCTCGCTGGAGCCGGGCTCCATTAGCATTTTCGTACTAACTGACCCGTGAGTGACAAAATAGGGAGCCGTTGTGTCTCGCCCACAGCAAGACACGAGCACGTCTCACCTAAAGAACGCCCCAAATTCGCCCCTAATCACACGCGTACATGTACAACAGTTTTGTTTTTCATTTTTCTATGTATTTTCGAAAATATAATTAGGTTTATTCCAAAACAACTTAATGTACTTAAAAATATTaaccaaaaaaaagaaaaatgtaAACAGTGTGTATATTTTCTGGAAGTGTATTTTATTAAATAAAACTTGATAGTATTCCAAACAAAATGTTCGTGATATTTCAACAATGGTCACCTGTTTCAAAAAATGTACATGGATTTTCGTTAAATGataaataatataaaaatgttcatgtaatTCATAAAAAATGTTTCATACCACGAAAAAAAATGTGTGATACATTTTGAAAAATATTCACAAGTTTCAATAATATGCTTTCAATAAATGTATATATATTATTAAAAAATCTGCGTAGTTAAAAAATGTATCATTCAAATAAATATTTCAATGTGTATTTGGAAAATGTTgcacatgtatttgaaaaatattcaaaaacatgtattaaaaaatgtaatcatgtatttgaaaaaaatgtcTATAGTTTTTTATATGTATTCAAAATAAGTCCAATGTGTATTTAAAAGtagacatcaaaacatatatttgaAACAATTCTAATCATGTATTTGTAATAAGTTAAACATGTATAAAAAGATTTatgatgtatacaaaaaatgtactaTAATGTGTACAAAAAAGGAAGACATGTGTTtaaaaagaaaaagggaaaaatAATAAAATATATGAAACCCAAAGAAGTAAacaaagaaaaagagaaaaaacaaAAACCAAAGAAAGCTAGAGGAACCTGAAGAAAACTGCTGCAAACAATGAAAAATCCGATAAGAAAACAACAAAGAAAAAACTCGTACCACGGCTACAGTATTGTGCCAATCCTATAGCACCGCACCCCTTCGCAGCTTGTACATTTATATGTTTTGACTTTGTAGTTTGTGATAGAAGAACAACAACTAGGTCTCAGAGCAGCGAGAAATAGCCCTAGCGGACAAAATGGACCGCAAAGCACCAGAAAAGACATTAGCCTATAAAACAGGCTCAAATGTTGCAGCTTGTCCACCCTTTTATGACCCAACAACAGTTTGTTTAAGGATACCAACATAAAGACATAAATACCACCCATGTTTGGTTGAAGCTAAGACTTAAAAAGATCTATTGATGTAGGGTTAAGCCCTTGTTTGCCCGATCTTCATGAATTGGAGGTGGATTTTGGGAAGGACACAAAAATGTCACAAAGGAGAACACTCAATAATAATATGCACATCACACATGTGCTCTCTTAACATCCAAATCAAAATACACCTAGAAACCACAAGTAAAAGGGTAGGTTCTTCCCAAATCTCTAGGGGAGAGATGAGGTATGATGGTCCACTTAGAGATCCTTCTCCAAGTTGGAGGTCTTGATGATCTATGATGATATCTCTTTTCAAGTTTCGCTCCCTAAAAGGCTGCCGATACCATACCTCTATTGAACCCTACTGGATCCACGAGTGAATAGAAAGTTAGATCTACATGGGATCTCACCTGAATCGCCCCATCTATCCTTGATCTCCAAGTTGGAGGTCTTGATGATCTATCATGATATCTCTTTTCAAGTTGGAGGTGTTGTTCCTCTAGGAGGAGGTACAAGGAGCAAAATGTCCAAGTGtatactttgctaaccctaggaTGGAGGTAGGGgaagagtatatatagtcctAGGCAAATGAAGGGGTAAGTAAGGGTACAAGGGTCATTTGCCCCATGGTTGCTCGCAGGCAAGCCCGTTTGCACGGGAGAGGGGTTATAGGCACGGGCAAATGGGCATGCACGTGGGGTGTCCAGAGAGCTGGACGCAACCCCCGTGTGCACGGGGGTGTACCTTGGGCATGGGGTCCAGAGGCATGTGCACACCAGGTATCTAGATGGCTTCGTATTGC from Triticum urartu cultivar G1812 chromosome 3, Tu2.1, whole genome shotgun sequence encodes:
- the LOC125547147 gene encoding plasmodesmata-located protein 5-like, producing the protein MALSRRLLLLLSLVAAMTAVTGTAPEVIVTKCYPPPTPTGTTSEVIVTRCYPPPTPTFNGSGAFRGSLLPLLDALPSAAARTGFASLGAGGALARGFCFGDPAPDPCLRCLSDAGRKIVDQCGDAGRRAGFLNDRCFLGYADTNASSSARADDDIGAVTFFGDAVPRLDDADVQKLVTVAQSLVPRSANGQLPAVNATATASNGDTVRVLAQCATDRAVAECAQCLRDSALHIARSWEPAAGDVQGSVAAVLGSNCYLRFEISAPPLPLGEHTRRMIKENVALTA